A single region of the Mugil cephalus isolate CIBA_MC_2020 chromosome 4, CIBA_Mcephalus_1.1, whole genome shotgun sequence genome encodes:
- the LOC125007238 gene encoding E3 ubiquitin-protein ligase TRAIP: MPIRAYCTICSDFFDHSRDVAAIHCGHTFHYECLLRWFQSAPTKTCPQCRKQVSTRHIISKLFFDIGGGEEENTADPESLQNELDRMKALLSSKEHDWRDKEKMVAGLKDTVDKQKRDLDNVRKEITEKEMLCSALRKQMSYLETQQNEVHAAKEEVRRLRIKLKTFESLDVLLQGQRAEVESMITDMGVSHVAVEQLSIYCISLKKEYDNLKGNLKSSNDMCEKLKREVLSSNNKLQKATLEVNRTKEDMKSLQNDLVNADKEINSLKKKVEFLQKSLSTPTRTNEALSRLVFESPAPMELKQPRLHQPADCDDIDLNMTYDITTPDDVAKKPTQVHSKKMRLDPSLKSVSKHNEKSSSSSKAEDGDSAMDPFFRNSLLFRKKTFGSMLDPHRKPGAIKTGYDGLGGRTKFIQPSPLSEIRPLMKAKRKKVTRPPSKIAPCLTLDDFLE; the protein is encoded by the exons ATGCCGATCCGAGCATACTGCACAATTTGTTCCGATTTCTTTGATCACTCTAGAGATGTCGCTGCCATCCACTGCGGACACACTTTCCACTATGAATG cctTCTGCGGTGGTTTCAAAGTGCCCCCACAAAGACCTGTCCCCAATGTAGGAAACAG GTCAGCACCAGGCACATTATCAGCAAGCTGTTCTTTGACATcggtggaggggaggaggagaacacagCAGACCCAGAAAGCTTACAG AATGAGCTCGATCGAATGAAAGCACTTCTGAGCTCTAAAG AACATGACTGGCGGGACAAAGAGAAGATGGTGGCCGGTTTGAAGGACACCGTGGACAAGCAGAAGAGAGACCTGGACAATGTGCGGAAAGAGATTACGGAAAAGGAGATGCTGTGTTCTGCCCTCAGA AAACAGATGAGCTATTTAGAGACGCAACAGAATGAGGTTCACGCTGCCAAGGAGGAGGTCCGGAGACTGAGGATCAAACTGAAAACGTTTGAAAG CCTGGACGTGTTGTTGCAGGGACAGAGAGCAGAGGTAGAGTCCATGATCACAGATATGGGTGTCAGTCACGTGGCTGTGGAGCAGCTCTCCATCTACTGCATCTCTCTCAAAAA AGAGTATGATAATCTAAAAGGAAACCTGAAGTCCTCAAACGACATGTGTGAGAAGCTGAAGAGAGAAGTGCTCTCCTCAAATAACAAG TTACAAAAAGCGACACTGGAGGTGAATCGGACAAAAGAGGACATGAAGTCTCTGCAAAATGACCTGGTCAATGCAGACAAAGAGATCAAC AGTctgaagaagaaggtggagttTCTTCAGAAGAGTCTGAGCACGCCAACGCGCACAAACGAAGCTCTCAGCCGGCTCGTCTTTGAAAG CCCGGCCCCGATGGAGCTGAAGCAGCCGCGCCTCCACCAGCCGGCCGACTGTGATGACATTGATCTCAACATGACGTATGACATCACTACCCCAGACGACGTGGCCAAGAAACCAACGCAGGTCCATTCAAAGAAGATGCGCCTTGACCCGTCTTT aaaatCTGTGTCCAAACACAATGAGAAATCCTCATCTTCAAGCAAG GCTGAAGATGGAGATTCAGCCATGGATCCTTTTTTTAGAAACTCCCTCCTcttcagaaagaaaacttttgGCAGCATGTTGGATCCTCACAGGAAGCCAGGAGCC ATCAAAACTGGCTATGATGGATTAGGAGGACGAACTAAATTCATCCAACCT TCTCCTTTGTCAGAGATTCGGCCGCTGATGAAggctaaaaggaaaaaagtgacCCGGCCTCCATCAAAGATCGCACCTTGCCTGACTCTGGACGACTTCCTCGAATGA